The following proteins are co-located in the Lagenorhynchus albirostris chromosome 2, mLagAlb1.1, whole genome shotgun sequence genome:
- the TAS1R1 gene encoding LOW QUALITY PROTEIN: taste receptor type 1 member 1 (The sequence of the model RefSeq protein was modified relative to this genomic sequence to represent the inferred CDS: inserted 4 bases in 3 codons; substituted 2 bases at 2 genomic stop codons): MLLWGARFIGLQLFLSCCWAFSCHGTASSSDFSLPGNYLLAGQFPLHGDHLGVRCRPTVTFCDRPSTFSGHGYHLFQAMQFGIEEINNSTALLPNVTLGYKPYDGCSESANVFATLSPPGTRYVESQGDPAHYSPAIVAVIGPDASIYVATTAALLSPFLMPLISCSDASSVMLSVKRLCPSFLRTIPSDERQVEILMLPSRRFGWVWISMVGSEGDYGQLGVQALEDQATQQGICVAFKDTVPFSTQPGDERMQSVIRCLAQARTAGVVVFSGRQLARVFFESVVLAKLTAEVWIASEDWAISRHISNVPGTWGVGTVLGVAIPQRRVPGLKQFEQPCVWADKGALGPCXRGSWCSSNQLCGECWAFTAQKMPTLGAFSMSSAYNTYQAVXAVAHSLHQLLGCASGVCSRGWLCPWQLLEQILKGNFLLHKDIVTFKDNGDPPSSYNXAWDWSGPNWTFRVVGSSIWSPVWLDINTIKIRWHGKDNWPLACGFLPVPQSVCSSDCPEGDQRVIMGFHHCCFECVLCESGTFLSKRDPYSCQPCGKEEWAPERSQTCFPCTVVFLTWHKPISWVLLAANTLLLLLVAGTAGLFAWHLDTPVVRSAGGRLCFLMLGSLAGGSCGHYGFFGEPTLPTCLLREGLFALGFAIFLCCLTIRSFQLVFIFKFSAKVPTFFRAWVQNHSAGPLVVISSTTQLLICLTWLAVWTPLPPREYQPFPQLXVLDCTEANPPGFMLAFAYNGLLXVSASACSYLGKDLPENYSEVKCVTFSLLLDFMSWIAFFTMASVYQGKHLPTVHVLAKPSSLSGGFSGYLLPKCYVILCRPDLNSTEHFQASTQDYTRRCGST, translated from the exons ATGTTACTCTGGGGGGCGCGCTTCATCGGCCTGCAGCTTTTCCTCTCCTGCTGCTGGGCTTTCAGCTGCCACGGCACCGCGTCCTCCTCTGACTTCAGCCTCCCTGGGAATTACCTGCTTGCGGGCCAGTTTCCTCTCCACGGTGACCATCTAGGGGTGAGATGCAGACCCACAGTGACCTTCTGTGACAG GCCTAGCACCTTCAGTGGCCACGGCTACCACCTCTTCCAGGCCATGCAGTTTGGCATCGAGGAGATAAACAACTCCACCGCCCTGCTGCCCAACGTCACCCTGGGGTACAAGCCGTACGACGGGTGCTCGGAGTCAGCCAACGTGTTTGCCACGCTGAGCCCGCCAGGGACGCGCTACGTGGAGAGCCAAGGAGACCCTGCCCACTACTCCCCTGCGATTGTGGCGGTGATTGGGCCCGACGCCAGCATCTATGTTGCCACCACTGCAGCCCTGCTGAGCCCCTTCCTGATGCCCCTGATAAGCTG CTCTGATGCCAGCAGCGTGATGCTCAGCGTGAAGCGGCTCTGCCCCTCTTTTCTGCGCACCATCCCAAGTGATGAGCGCCAGGTGGAGATCTTGATGCTGCCGTCGCGGAGGTTCGGGTGGGTCTGGATCTCCATGGTGGGCAGCGAAGGTGACTACGGGCAGCTAGGGGTGCAGGCGCTGGAGGACCAGGCCACCCAGCAGGGCATCTGCGTTGCCTTCAAGGACACTGTGCCTTTCTCTACCCAGCCGGGCGATGAGAGGATGCAGAGCGTGATACGCTGCCTGGCCCAAGCGAGGACCGCGGGTGTGGTTGTTTTCTCCGGCAGGCAGCTTGCCAGGGTGTTCTTTGAGTCCGTGGTGCTGGCCAAGCTGACTGCCGAGGTGTGGATCGCCTCAGAAGACTGGGCCATCTCCAGACACATCAGCAACGTGCCTGGGACCTGGGGCGTCGGCACAGTGCTGGGTGTGGCCATCCCACAGAGGCGTGTCCCTGGCCTGAAGCAGTTTGAACAGCCCTGTGTCTGGGCAGACAAAGGAGCCCTTGGGCCTT CTCGGGGTTCCTGGTGCAGCAGCAACCAGCTCTGTGGAGAGTGCTGGGCTTTCACGGCACAGAAGATGCCCACACTTGGAGCGTTCTCCATGAGCTCCGCCTACAACACGTACCAGGCTGTCTAGGCCGTGGCTCACAGCCTCCACCAGCTCCTGGGCTGCGCCTCTGGAGTCTGTTCCAGAGGCTGGCTCTGCCCCTGGCAG CTTCTGGAGCAGATCCTCAAGGGGAATTTCCTTTTACACAAGGACATTGTGACATTTAAGGACAATGGCGACCCCCCCAGCAGTTATAA TGCCTGGGACTGGAGTGGCCCCAACTGGACCTTCAGGGTCGTCGGCTCCTCCATTTGGTCTCCAGTTTGGCTAGACATAAATACGATCAAAATCCGGTGGCATGGAAAGGACAACTGG cccctagcctgTGGCTTCTTGCCGGTGCCTCAGTCTGTGTGTTCCAGCGACTGTCCTGAAGGGGACCAGAGAGTGATCATGGGCTTCCACCACTGCTGCTTCGAGTGTGTGCTCTGTGAGTCCGGGACCTTCCTCAGCAAGAGAG ACCCCTACAGCTGCCAACCTTGTGGGAAAGAAGAGTGGGCACCTGAGAGAAGCCAGACCTGCTTCCCATGCACCGTGGTGTTTCTGACTTGGCATAAGCCCATCTCTTGGGTGCTCCTGGCAGCTAatacgctgctgctgctgctcgtGGCTGGGACTGCAGGCCTGTTTGCCTGGCACCTAGACACGCCTGTGGTGAGGTCGGCTGGAGGCCGGCTGTGCTTCCTCATGCTGGGCTCCCTGGCGGGGGGCAGCTGCGGCCACTATGGCTTCTTTGGGGAGCCCACTCTGCCCACATGCCTGCTGCGCGAAGGCCTCTTTGCCCTTGGTTTTGCCATCTTCCTGTGCTGCCTGACGATCCGCTCCTTCCAACTTGTGTTCATCTTCAAGTTTTCTGCCAAGGTACCCACCTTCTTCCGTGCGTGGGTCCAAAACCACAGTGCTGGCCCGTTGGTGGTGATCAGCTCAACAACCCAGCTGCTTATCTGTCTAACGTGGCTTGCGGTGTGGACCCCACTGCCCCCCAGGGAATACCAGCCCTTCCCTCAGC CGGTGCTAGACTGCACAGAGGCTAACCCACCGGGCTTCATGCTGGCTTTCGCCTACAATGGCCTCCTCTAGGTCAGCGCCTCTGCCTGCAGCTACCTGGGCAAGGACCTGCCAGAGAACTACAGCGAGGTCAAATGTGTCACCTTCAGCCTGCTCCTCGACTTCATGTCCTGGATCGCCTTCTTCACCATGGCCAGTGTCTACCAGGGCAAGCACCTGCCCACGGTCCACGTGCTGGCCAAGCCGAGCAGCCTGAGTGGCGGCTTCAGCGGTTATCTCCTCCCCAAGTGCTATGTGATCCTGTGCCGCCCAGATCTCAACAGCACCGAGCACTTCCAGGCCTCCACCCAGGACTACACCAGGCGCTGTGGCTCCACCTGA